From a region of the Corallococcus macrosporus genome:
- a CDS encoding outer membrane beta-barrel domain-containing protein, which translates to MNRPTLLLALSLMWPALAPAQNQEGMGLDLTEDAQAKPPEENPAPPPDEEARPASPPAATPAKEIPVEALMPLTDITQDDRVKSVQRKVYLKKNRLEISPFVSLSVNDPFYSKFGGSLRAAWYLSDTLAVSARGSLIQVLPSDDVRTAKRTFNAKIYNSVPNWSAMGDLEWAPLYGKVSFLNSILHFDGYLLGGMGVVRTETSALPERGLNPAFDLGLGMRFVTKDYLAVNVALINTSYVDQPLGSSKGAIQNVMTLNAGISIFLPLKSTGRESE; encoded by the coding sequence TTGAACCGCCCCACGCTGCTGCTTGCGCTGAGCCTGATGTGGCCCGCGCTGGCCCCCGCCCAGAACCAGGAAGGCATGGGCCTCGATCTGACCGAGGATGCCCAGGCCAAGCCTCCCGAAGAGAACCCCGCGCCGCCGCCGGACGAGGAAGCCCGCCCCGCGTCGCCGCCTGCCGCCACCCCAGCGAAGGAAATCCCGGTCGAAGCGCTGATGCCGCTCACGGACATCACCCAGGACGACCGGGTGAAGAGCGTTCAGCGCAAGGTCTACCTGAAGAAGAACCGCCTGGAGATCTCACCGTTCGTGAGCCTCTCCGTGAACGACCCGTTCTATTCGAAGTTCGGCGGTTCGCTCCGGGCGGCCTGGTACCTGTCGGACACGCTGGCCGTCTCCGCGCGCGGCTCGTTGATCCAGGTGCTCCCGTCGGATGACGTCCGCACGGCGAAGCGCACCTTCAACGCGAAGATCTACAACTCCGTGCCGAACTGGTCCGCCATGGGTGACCTGGAGTGGGCGCCGCTCTACGGCAAGGTGTCCTTCCTCAACTCCATCCTCCACTTCGACGGCTACCTGCTGGGCGGCATGGGCGTGGTGAGGACGGAGACGTCCGCGCTGCCGGAGCGCGGGCTCAACCCGGCCTTCGACCTGGGCCTGGGCATGCGCTTCGTCACCAAGGACTACCTGGCCGTCAACGTGGCCCTCATCAACACCTCCTATGTGGATCAGCCCCTGGGCAGCAGCAAGGGCGCCATCCAGAACGTCATGACCCTCAACGCGGGCATCTCCATCTTCCTGCCCCTCAAGTCGACGGGGAGGGAGTCCGAATGA
- a CDS encoding outer membrane beta-barrel domain-containing protein, which yields MKPAFRLLLTLCAGVPALASAADQAPAPAPAAAAPAAPAPATPPPAAAAPAPKTAANSNPPNTSQEEEAGDVSEVDKDALGPLRERIRPVSGHMFLKKGRFEISPSASITIRDAFFKKYLFGGTVTYFPMETLGVGLRGGYALNSVAGSAQICTFTPGEDGDTRGCRAPTKGELDGYAPGQMTMMGGVDVQWAPIYGKLSLLAEKFVHFDMYGVVGASVVQYKGPAESLTDGSPAAGSKSYLTAGGNVGVGLRFFFNRWMTLRTELRDVIYSEKGRDPTPNYLRNQILFELGLSFFFPSGS from the coding sequence ATGAAGCCCGCCTTCCGTCTGCTCCTGACCCTGTGCGCGGGCGTGCCCGCGCTCGCCTCCGCCGCCGACCAGGCCCCCGCGCCCGCTCCGGCCGCCGCCGCTCCGGCGGCTCCGGCTCCGGCGACCCCGCCGCCCGCGGCCGCCGCCCCGGCGCCGAAGACGGCCGCCAACTCGAACCCGCCCAACACCTCCCAGGAGGAGGAAGCGGGCGACGTGTCCGAGGTGGACAAGGACGCCCTGGGGCCCCTTCGCGAGCGCATCCGGCCGGTGTCCGGCCACATGTTCCTCAAGAAGGGCCGCTTCGAAATCAGCCCGTCCGCGTCCATCACCATCCGCGACGCGTTCTTCAAGAAGTACCTCTTCGGCGGCACCGTCACGTACTTCCCCATGGAGACGCTGGGCGTGGGGCTGCGCGGCGGCTACGCGCTGAACTCCGTGGCGGGCTCCGCGCAGATCTGCACCTTCACGCCGGGCGAGGACGGCGACACGCGCGGCTGCCGCGCGCCCACCAAGGGGGAACTGGACGGGTACGCGCCCGGCCAGATGACGATGATGGGCGGCGTGGACGTCCAGTGGGCGCCCATCTACGGCAAGCTGTCGCTGCTGGCGGAGAAGTTCGTCCACTTCGACATGTACGGCGTCGTGGGCGCGTCCGTGGTCCAGTACAAGGGCCCGGCCGAGTCGCTGACGGATGGCTCGCCCGCGGCGGGCAGCAAGTCGTACCTCACGGCGGGCGGCAACGTGGGCGTCGGCCTGCGCTTCTTCTTCAACCGCTGGATGACGCTGCGCACGGAGCTGCGGGACGTCATCTACTCGGAGAAGGGCCGGGACCCCACGCCCAACTACCTCCGCAACCAGATCCTGTTCGAGCTGGGCCTGTCCTTCTTCTTCCCCTCCGGTTCCTAA
- the gltC gene encoding adventurous gliding motility protein GltC, producing MRTHRFLRLAVLGLTLAYTAPTLAQSFEGLDLAGQSKKKKKGSSSKASSKKKTTAKRGKGKTAAPAEDTSTEESSTATSAPAAAPVGNPATPPAAISTTPAPTAAPAAPAAKPTPPAKPAPQGSPGLGLDLTGDNDKPPAPTMTFDAVDVSGKTADRQRLDAAISLFKNDEYEKAAMASHELLGDPKLQGLHVEARYVLAKSLYRMGLYHSSLGEFSKILAAGPSTKFFKTSLEWLFFISRKTQNETVILDEIARYANYEFPEKFRNEFRYLLARYHFVRGRALDQVGQTENADKSFEEVKRLALTIPRTDPFYPRAKYLEGLAFFRNGTAHKDAAAKRGNTDVMASVEAMKEVVRLTRPQAGRTGEQAKLDKSLRELAFMQLARTHYGMQQNRFSIFYLNKVERGNTQWLEALFESSWANYRIGQYEQALGNLITLSSPFFREEYFPEALILKAVIYYENCRYRESNLILQDFERTYLPVHDELDALVKKNMEASEYYTVLADVQKKNKDGLEKNGTDVLLERILRLALTDQDLKKTNDSILELEGEMDLFSNKGDTFKYSELTKQLLEELKVQRTSLISKAGIMAKGKLESELGALKLLLANGLRIKFETTTKEKEFLEEQLKAGGRTAIVKKYKYSVAVADDQLYWPYEGEYWRDELGTYQYTMTKGCIERDTANRQIQSAEAM from the coding sequence ATGCGCACCCACCGGTTCCTCCGCCTCGCCGTCCTCGGGCTCACGCTCGCGTACACGGCCCCCACGCTGGCCCAGTCCTTCGAAGGGCTGGACCTGGCGGGCCAGTCGAAGAAGAAGAAGAAGGGGTCGTCTTCCAAGGCCTCCTCCAAGAAGAAGACCACCGCCAAGCGCGGCAAGGGCAAGACGGCCGCTCCGGCCGAGGACACCTCAACCGAGGAGTCCTCCACCGCCACCAGCGCGCCCGCGGCCGCCCCCGTGGGCAACCCGGCCACGCCTCCCGCGGCCATCTCCACGACGCCCGCGCCCACGGCGGCGCCCGCCGCGCCCGCCGCGAAGCCCACGCCGCCCGCGAAGCCGGCGCCCCAGGGCAGCCCCGGCCTGGGGCTGGACCTCACGGGTGACAACGACAAGCCGCCCGCGCCCACGATGACGTTCGACGCGGTGGACGTGTCCGGCAAGACGGCGGACCGCCAGCGCCTGGACGCGGCCATCAGCCTGTTCAAGAACGACGAGTACGAGAAGGCCGCGATGGCCTCCCACGAGCTCCTGGGGGACCCCAAGCTCCAGGGCCTGCACGTCGAGGCGCGCTACGTGCTCGCCAAGTCGCTCTACCGCATGGGGCTGTACCACTCGTCGCTGGGCGAGTTCTCCAAGATCCTCGCGGCGGGCCCGTCCACGAAGTTCTTCAAGACGAGCCTGGAGTGGCTGTTCTTCATCAGCCGCAAGACCCAGAACGAGACGGTCATCCTGGATGAGATCGCCCGGTACGCGAACTACGAGTTCCCGGAGAAGTTCCGGAACGAGTTCCGCTACCTGCTGGCGCGCTACCACTTCGTGCGCGGCCGCGCGCTGGATCAGGTGGGCCAGACGGAGAACGCGGACAAGTCGTTCGAAGAGGTGAAGCGCCTGGCGCTGACGATTCCCCGCACGGATCCGTTCTACCCGCGCGCGAAGTACCTGGAGGGCCTGGCCTTCTTCCGCAACGGCACGGCCCACAAGGACGCGGCGGCCAAGCGCGGCAACACGGACGTCATGGCGTCCGTGGAGGCGATGAAGGAAGTGGTGCGCCTCACCCGTCCGCAGGCGGGCCGCACCGGCGAGCAGGCGAAGCTGGACAAGTCGCTGCGCGAGCTGGCCTTCATGCAGCTGGCCCGCACGCACTACGGCATGCAGCAGAACCGCTTCTCCATCTTCTATTTGAACAAGGTGGAGCGCGGGAACACGCAGTGGCTGGAGGCCCTCTTCGAGTCCTCCTGGGCCAACTACCGCATCGGCCAGTACGAGCAGGCGCTGGGCAACCTCATCACCCTGTCGTCGCCCTTCTTCCGCGAGGAGTACTTCCCGGAGGCGCTCATCCTGAAGGCGGTCATCTATTACGAGAACTGCCGCTACCGGGAGTCCAACCTCATCCTCCAGGACTTCGAGCGCACCTACCTGCCCGTGCACGACGAGCTGGACGCGCTGGTGAAGAAGAACATGGAGGCCTCCGAGTACTACACGGTCCTCGCGGACGTGCAGAAGAAGAACAAGGACGGCCTGGAGAAGAACGGCACGGACGTGCTGCTGGAGCGCATCCTGCGCCTGGCCCTCACGGATCAGGACCTGAAGAAGACCAACGACTCCATCCTGGAGCTCGAGGGTGAGATGGACCTGTTCTCCAACAAGGGCGACACGTTCAAGTACTCGGAGCTGACCAAGCAGCTGCTGGAGGAGCTCAAGGTCCAGCGCACCAGCCTCATCTCCAAGGCCGGCATCATGGCCAAGGGCAAGCTGGAGTCGGAGCTGGGCGCGCTCAAGCTGCTCCTGGCCAACGGCCTGCGCATCAAGTTCGAGACGACCACCAAGGAGAAGGAGTTCCTGGAGGAGCAGCTCAAGGCGGGCGGCCGCACGGCCATCGTCAAGAAGTACAAGTACTCCGTGGCGGTGGCGGACGATCAGCTCTACTGGCCCTACGAGGGCGAGTACTGGCGTGACGAGCTGGGCACGTACCAGTACACGATGACCAAGGGCTGCATCGAGCGCGACACGGCCAACCGTCAGATCCAGTCCGCCGAGGCGATGTAG
- a CDS encoding MFS transporter, with translation MLPGRRSAPYARSGGLVFSNGPSRDDGSAKLAREASLRVVFGIAVLDLIGFGILIPQLGVYGVRFGASPFAVGLLVAVYSLMQLVAAPVMGRLSDRFGRRPVLLVSQVGSLAGYVLFAFAHTLPLLFLSRVIDGISGGNVSTAQAVVADITRPHERARGMGIIGAAFGLGFVLGPALGGVLGAWGGNLAIGLFAAGLSALNLLNTWFFLPETRKPGSPSATSRTLKGALFALTLPVVGRCVVLVLLYTVAFAQMEGTFSVYLLTRFLSTGPVPLEGGWLVHAVHPDAAILKEASLRSGALFAVVGVLSALVQGGLVRRLVAPGHGAAGPETAGGPGGRGGREAPVAVVGFGLTAAGLALLPVAPSYGWLFPVMGLLAVGSALVTPCLSALVSLHAPSERQGAVLGAYQASGSLGRIIGPALGGLLFTRLGPTAPYGTGAVLVALGGLLALSLVTQVRMSGAGAEQSS, from the coding sequence ATTCTTCCCGGCCGCCGGAGCGCCCCATACGCGCGCTCCGGCGGTCTTGTCTTTTCCAACGGTCCCAGCAGGGACGACGGGAGTGCGAAGTTGGCTCGGGAGGCGTCGCTGCGGGTGGTGTTCGGCATCGCCGTCCTGGACCTCATCGGGTTCGGCATCCTGATTCCGCAGCTGGGCGTGTACGGCGTGCGCTTTGGCGCTTCCCCCTTCGCGGTGGGGCTGCTCGTCGCGGTGTACTCGCTGATGCAACTGGTGGCGGCGCCCGTCATGGGGCGGCTGTCGGACCGGTTCGGCCGGCGGCCGGTGCTGCTCGTGTCCCAGGTGGGCTCGCTCGCGGGCTACGTGCTGTTCGCCTTCGCGCACACGCTGCCCCTCCTGTTCCTGTCGCGCGTCATCGACGGCATCTCCGGCGGCAACGTGTCCACGGCGCAGGCGGTGGTGGCGGACATCACCCGGCCGCACGAGCGCGCCCGGGGCATGGGCATCATCGGCGCGGCGTTCGGCCTGGGCTTCGTGCTGGGGCCCGCGCTGGGCGGCGTGCTGGGGGCGTGGGGCGGCAACCTGGCCATTGGCCTGTTCGCGGCGGGGCTGTCCGCGCTGAACCTGCTCAACACCTGGTTCTTCCTGCCGGAGACGCGCAAGCCCGGCTCGCCGTCCGCCACGTCGCGCACCCTCAAGGGCGCCCTGTTCGCGCTGACGCTGCCCGTCGTGGGCCGGTGCGTGGTGCTGGTGCTGCTCTACACGGTGGCCTTCGCGCAGATGGAGGGCACCTTCTCCGTGTACCTGCTGACGCGCTTCCTCTCCACCGGGCCGGTGCCGCTGGAGGGCGGGTGGCTGGTGCACGCGGTGCATCCGGACGCGGCCATCCTGAAGGAGGCCAGCCTGCGCTCCGGGGCGCTGTTCGCGGTGGTGGGCGTGCTGTCCGCGCTGGTGCAGGGCGGGCTGGTGCGCCGGCTGGTGGCGCCGGGGCATGGCGCGGCCGGACCTGAGACCGCCGGTGGCCCGGGGGGCAGGGGAGGGCGCGAGGCCCCGGTGGCCGTGGTGGGCTTCGGGCTGACGGCGGCGGGGCTGGCGCTCCTGCCCGTGGCGCCGTCGTACGGGTGGCTCTTCCCGGTGATGGGCCTGTTGGCGGTGGGGTCCGCGCTGGTGACGCCGTGCCTGTCCGCGCTGGTGTCGCTGCATGCGCCGTCCGAGCGGCAGGGGGCGGTGCTGGGGGCCTATCAGGCGTCGGGGTCGCTGGGACGCATCATCGGGCCCGCGCTGGGCGGGCTGCTCTTCACCCGGCTGGGCCCGACGGCCCCCTACGGGACGGGCGCGGTGCTGGTGGCGCTGGGTGGACTTTTGGCACTGTCCCTGGTGACACAGGTGCGAATGTCCGGAGCGGGCGCGGAGCAAAGCTCATAG
- the plsX gene encoding phosphate acyltransferase PlsX — protein sequence MVGKPQHITIAFDVMGSDHGPAEVVRGAAQLSLESPHIHALLVGDRPVIDEALAGIKHNGERISVHHAGDYVGMDEKPGEALARKPESSVAVAARLVAEGEAHALVSAGNTGAGVLACKRHFQLIPGVRRAALATVYPTRGVRGAKQDPFSLILDVGATVEATAEDLVAFAVMGSAYARIISRNERPKVALLSNGVEPQKGPPRVVEAHQRLSQMAGLNFTGNVEGIDIPRGTVDVIVTDGFVGNVCLKMLEGVHDTVMELAQYAYKESLRWRAGLAMLSSGIERLKDITDWEQYGGAPILGFDRIFIKAHGRSRARAIANAGKVAAKAVANELGTAIQEGLAK from the coding sequence ATGGTGGGCAAGCCGCAGCACATCACCATCGCGTTCGACGTGATGGGGAGCGATCACGGCCCGGCGGAGGTGGTGCGAGGCGCCGCCCAGCTCTCGCTGGAGTCTCCGCACATCCACGCGCTGCTCGTGGGGGACCGGCCGGTCATCGACGAGGCCCTCGCGGGCATCAAGCACAACGGGGAGCGCATCTCCGTGCACCACGCGGGTGACTACGTGGGCATGGACGAGAAGCCCGGCGAGGCGCTGGCGCGCAAACCCGAGTCCTCCGTCGCGGTGGCCGCCCGGCTGGTGGCGGAGGGCGAAGCGCACGCGCTCGTCTCCGCGGGCAACACGGGCGCGGGCGTGCTCGCGTGCAAGCGCCACTTCCAGCTCATCCCCGGCGTGCGCCGCGCGGCCCTGGCCACGGTGTACCCGACGCGAGGCGTGCGCGGCGCGAAGCAGGACCCGTTCAGCCTCATCCTCGACGTGGGCGCCACGGTGGAGGCCACCGCGGAGGACCTGGTGGCGTTCGCCGTCATGGGCAGCGCCTACGCGCGCATCATCTCCCGCAACGAGCGGCCCAAGGTGGCGCTGCTCTCCAACGGTGTGGAGCCCCAGAAGGGCCCGCCGCGCGTGGTGGAGGCGCACCAGCGGCTGTCGCAGATGGCGGGGCTCAACTTCACGGGGAACGTGGAGGGCATCGACATCCCGCGCGGCACCGTGGACGTCATCGTCACGGACGGCTTCGTGGGCAACGTGTGCCTGAAGATGCTGGAGGGCGTGCACGACACGGTGATGGAGCTGGCCCAGTACGCCTACAAGGAGAGCCTGCGCTGGCGCGCGGGCCTGGCCATGCTGTCCTCCGGCATCGAGCGGCTGAAGGACATCACCGACTGGGAGCAGTACGGCGGCGCGCCCATCCTCGGGTTCGACCGCATCTTCATCAAGGCGCACGGCCGCTCCAGGGCGCGCGCCATCGCGAACGCGGGCAAGGTGGCGGCGAAGGCGGTGGCGAACGAGCTGGGCACCGCCATCCAGGAGGGCCTGGCGAAGTGA
- a CDS encoding phosphatase domain-containing protein produces MSLPDRIDPRPPRRIYRWDLDKTYLQTDFESLRDLFRTAFQKAHEKVAVPGASALIRELAEQGDSRLCIVSGSPKQMRAVLEEKLKLDGVQWDEFVLKDNVGNLLRGRFRALRGQVGYKLPAILESRVNAPVEAEEVLFGDDAEADAFIYSLYADLIAGRVDERVLTQVLEAGGVYPDDAARVHEAWKKIPIADPVRRIFIHLDRLTPPAHFTPYGPRVVPIFNYFQAALVLLADGHLTAPQVLKIAVEMVQTAGHNIITLSNSFQDLLRRGLPLQQAAIALSQAMEGPNALLKAMRPVPDILAAFSKRLAALGTQPPPPRVQAVDYVSLISHALPRTHKGRTLKPQT; encoded by the coding sequence GTGAGCCTGCCGGACCGCATCGACCCGCGTCCTCCTCGCCGCATCTACCGGTGGGACCTGGACAAGACGTACCTCCAGACGGACTTCGAGTCGTTGCGCGACCTGTTCCGCACCGCCTTCCAGAAGGCCCATGAGAAGGTCGCCGTGCCGGGCGCGTCCGCCCTCATCCGCGAACTGGCGGAACAGGGGGACTCGCGGCTGTGCATCGTGTCCGGCAGCCCCAAGCAGATGCGCGCGGTGCTGGAGGAGAAGCTCAAGCTGGACGGCGTCCAGTGGGATGAGTTCGTCCTCAAGGACAACGTGGGCAACCTCTTGCGCGGGCGCTTCCGGGCCCTGCGCGGACAGGTGGGCTACAAGCTGCCCGCCATCCTGGAGAGCCGCGTCAACGCGCCGGTGGAAGCGGAGGAGGTGCTCTTCGGCGACGACGCGGAGGCGGACGCGTTCATCTACTCGCTCTACGCGGACCTCATCGCGGGGCGCGTGGACGAGCGCGTGCTGACCCAGGTGCTGGAGGCGGGCGGGGTGTACCCGGACGACGCCGCCCGGGTGCACGAGGCGTGGAAGAAGATCCCCATCGCGGATCCGGTGCGGCGCATCTTCATCCACCTGGACCGGCTGACGCCGCCCGCGCACTTCACGCCCTACGGCCCGCGCGTGGTGCCCATCTTCAACTACTTCCAGGCGGCGCTGGTGCTGCTGGCGGACGGCCACCTCACGGCGCCGCAGGTGCTGAAGATCGCCGTGGAGATGGTGCAGACGGCGGGGCACAACATCATCACGCTGTCGAACTCGTTCCAGGACCTGCTGCGGCGAGGACTGCCGCTGCAGCAGGCCGCCATCGCGCTGTCGCAGGCGATGGAGGGGCCCAACGCGCTGCTCAAGGCGATGCGGCCCGTGCCGGACATCCTGGCCGCGTTCAGCAAGCGCCTGGCCGCGCTGGGCACCCAGCCGCCTCCGCCGCGCGTGCAGGCGGTGGACTACGTGTCGCTCATCTCCCACGCGCTGCCCCGGACCCACAAGGGGCGCACCCTGAAGCCGCAGACCTGA
- the pcnB gene encoding polynucleotide adenylyltransferase PcnB: MSSPLDLTGPEERTERTEAQAPADSAERPSEHETPSRAPEASSEPSYSADAGEDDGFDDDDDSEDAGPEVSDEIRAATEALKAAEAEDAQAAAEAGDEAEEPEAVILEPEPEPAANEPELQAPTTTRTGEPAEIDPDEMDPDALKVVLRLHQHGHQAYLVGGCVRDLLLGKKPKDFDVATSAHPGEVRAIFRNCRLIGRRFRLAHVYFKGGKIVEVSTFRANPTELEPAAGAAGAPGAEDGQGGEDLLITHDNVFGTAQQDARRRDFTINGLFYDAAEGRVIDYVRGRRDLDERFIRTIGDPEIRMREDPVRILRAVRFAAKLDLDIESRTYAAMEGAVEDLPRCAPARLLEETFRLIRGGVSAPALKLLAALDALKILLPPVDAYLREHGKEGEKTFYAFAQALDKRVSAGEVLDDAILLATLLVPISRAQPPPDDSQDEGRASVSRVIEDLLAGFVESARLPRRIAERCRMLLLMQRTLTGERRRKTGAFRRHPLFNEALAVFAMTVEATGEGREALEAWQAGEVPPPRAGANGNGDAEGPRRKRRRRRRRRSGNGSGEGGGSGASSGSDAGEG, from the coding sequence ATGTCTTCCCCCCTGGACCTGACCGGCCCCGAGGAGCGCACCGAGCGCACCGAGGCCCAGGCGCCCGCGGACTCCGCCGAGCGCCCCAGCGAGCACGAAACCCCTTCCCGGGCCCCCGAGGCCTCTTCCGAACCCTCCTATTCCGCGGACGCGGGCGAGGACGACGGGTTCGATGACGACGACGACTCCGAGGACGCCGGCCCCGAGGTCAGCGACGAAATCCGGGCCGCCACCGAGGCCCTGAAGGCCGCGGAGGCGGAGGACGCGCAGGCCGCCGCCGAGGCGGGTGACGAGGCCGAGGAGCCCGAGGCCGTCATCCTGGAGCCGGAGCCCGAGCCCGCCGCGAACGAGCCGGAGCTGCAGGCGCCCACCACCACGCGCACGGGCGAGCCCGCGGAAATCGACCCGGACGAGATGGATCCGGACGCGCTCAAGGTGGTGCTGCGGCTGCACCAGCACGGGCACCAGGCGTACCTGGTGGGCGGCTGCGTGCGCGACCTGCTCCTGGGCAAGAAGCCCAAGGACTTCGACGTGGCGACCAGCGCCCACCCGGGCGAGGTGCGCGCCATCTTCCGCAACTGCCGGCTCATCGGAAGGCGCTTCCGGCTGGCGCACGTCTACTTCAAGGGCGGGAAGATCGTGGAGGTGTCCACCTTCCGCGCGAACCCGACGGAGCTGGAGCCGGCGGCCGGAGCGGCGGGGGCGCCGGGTGCGGAAGACGGGCAGGGCGGCGAGGATCTCCTCATCACCCACGACAACGTGTTCGGCACCGCGCAGCAGGACGCGCGCCGCCGCGACTTCACCATCAACGGCCTGTTCTACGACGCGGCGGAAGGCCGGGTCATCGACTACGTGCGCGGCCGGCGCGACCTGGATGAGCGCTTCATCCGGACGATTGGCGACCCGGAAATCCGCATGCGCGAGGACCCGGTGCGCATCCTGCGCGCGGTGCGCTTCGCGGCGAAGCTGGACCTGGACATCGAGTCGCGCACGTACGCGGCGATGGAAGGCGCGGTGGAGGACCTGCCGCGCTGCGCGCCCGCGCGCCTGCTGGAGGAGACGTTCCGGCTCATCCGCGGCGGCGTGTCCGCTCCGGCGCTGAAGCTGCTGGCGGCGCTGGACGCGCTGAAGATCCTGCTGCCGCCGGTGGACGCGTACCTGCGCGAGCACGGCAAGGAAGGCGAGAAGACCTTCTACGCCTTCGCGCAGGCGCTGGATAAGCGCGTGTCCGCGGGCGAGGTGCTGGACGACGCCATCCTGCTGGCGACCCTGCTGGTGCCCATCAGCCGCGCGCAGCCGCCGCCGGACGACTCGCAGGACGAGGGCCGCGCGTCGGTGTCGCGCGTCATCGAGGACCTGCTGGCGGGCTTCGTGGAGTCCGCGCGCCTGCCGCGCCGCATCGCCGAGCGCTGCCGCATGCTGCTCCTGATGCAGCGCACGCTGACCGGGGAGCGCCGCCGCAAGACGGGCGCCTTCCGCCGCCACCCGCTCTTCAACGAGGCCCTGGCCGTCTTCGCGATGACGGTGGAGGCCACGGGCGAGGGCCGCGAGGCGCTGGAGGCGTGGCAGGCCGGTGAGGTGCCGCCGCCGCGCGCCGGAGCGAACGGCAACGGGGACGCGGAAGGCCCCCGCCGCAAGCGCCGCCGTCGCCGTCGCCGCCGTTCCGGCAACGGAAGCGGAGAGGGCGGCGGTTCAGGCGCCTCCTCCGGTTCCGACGCCGGCGAGGGGTAG
- a CDS encoding DNA polymerase IV: MRAILHVDMDAFYASVEQRDNPSLRGKPVIVGGHAQRGVVVAASYEVRPFGVKSAMPMARAVKQAPHAIVVKPRFSAYAEASEQVFAIFERYTPLIEPLSLDEAFLDVTASVGLFGAAADIAKRIRKEIAHELNLPASAGIATAKFVAKIASDLAKPNGQREVRPEETVAFLAGLPVSRLWGVGPKTEEAMKRAGLVTIGDVAARDVSWLEERFGASSARHLWELSHGIDARDVVPDRAAKSVGAEDTFEEDLTGVEVLKPHVHAQALRVARRLRRASLKGRVVQLKLKFADFTLITRRTTLREATDDGQVIYRAALELLEKAHEGKALRLTGVSVQLDEDEAQLGLFPAAAPKSSKLNEAMDRIAARFGSKAITMADIAGAEASDNDDPRSEKPPDKPKR; this comes from the coding sequence ATGCGAGCCATCCTCCACGTGGACATGGACGCCTTCTATGCGTCCGTCGAGCAGCGCGACAACCCGTCCCTCCGGGGCAAGCCGGTCATCGTTGGCGGGCATGCACAGCGCGGCGTGGTGGTGGCCGCGTCCTATGAAGTGCGCCCCTTCGGCGTGAAGAGCGCGATGCCCATGGCGCGCGCGGTGAAGCAGGCGCCGCACGCCATCGTGGTGAAGCCGCGCTTCTCCGCCTACGCGGAGGCCAGCGAGCAGGTGTTCGCCATCTTCGAGCGGTACACGCCGCTGATTGAACCCCTGTCGCTGGACGAGGCGTTCCTGGACGTCACCGCGTCGGTGGGGCTGTTCGGCGCGGCGGCGGACATCGCGAAGCGGATCCGCAAGGAGATTGCCCACGAGCTGAACCTGCCGGCGTCCGCGGGCATCGCCACGGCGAAGTTCGTGGCGAAGATTGCCTCGGACCTGGCGAAGCCCAACGGCCAGCGCGAGGTGCGGCCGGAGGAGACGGTGGCCTTCCTCGCGGGGCTGCCGGTGTCTCGGCTGTGGGGCGTGGGGCCCAAGACGGAAGAGGCGATGAAGCGCGCGGGGCTCGTCACGATTGGGGACGTGGCGGCGCGGGACGTCTCGTGGCTGGAGGAGCGCTTCGGCGCGTCCAGCGCCCGGCACCTGTGGGAGCTGTCGCACGGCATCGACGCGCGGGACGTGGTGCCGGACCGGGCGGCCAAGAGCGTGGGCGCGGAGGACACGTTCGAGGAGGACCTGACGGGAGTGGAGGTGCTCAAGCCGCACGTGCACGCGCAGGCCCTGCGGGTGGCCCGGCGGCTGCGGCGCGCGTCGCTGAAGGGCCGCGTGGTGCAGCTCAAGCTGAAGTTCGCGGACTTCACGCTCATCACCCGGCGCACCACGCTGCGCGAGGCGACGGACGACGGGCAGGTCATCTACCGCGCGGCGCTGGAGCTGCTGGAGAAGGCCCACGAGGGCAAGGCCCTGCGGCTCACGGGCGTGAGCGTGCAGTTGGACGAGGACGAGGCGCAGCTCGGGTTGTTCCCGGCGGCGGCGCCTAAGTCGTCGAAGCTGAACGAGGCCATGGACCGCATCGCGGCGCGCTTCGGCAGCAAGGCCATCACCATGGCGGACATCGCGGGGGCGGAGGCGTCCGACAACGACGACCCGCGCTCCGAGAAGCCCCCCGACAAGCCGAAGCGGTAG
- a CDS encoding secondary thiamine-phosphate synthase enzyme YjbQ: MKTLTEYLWFETKARRELVRLTDTVAALVKKSGIQEGMVLVSAMHITAGVFVNDDEPGLHEDIWDWLQHLAPSGPDYRHHRTGEDNGDAHLKSMLVHHQVLIPVTAGKLDLGPWQQCFYAEFDGQRRKRVIVKVMGD; this comes from the coding sequence ATGAAGACCCTCACCGAATACCTCTGGTTCGAGACGAAGGCCCGCCGGGAGCTGGTGCGCCTCACGGACACCGTGGCGGCCCTGGTGAAGAAGAGCGGCATCCAGGAGGGCATGGTGCTGGTGTCCGCCATGCACATCACCGCGGGCGTCTTCGTCAACGACGACGAGCCCGGCCTCCACGAGGACATCTGGGACTGGCTCCAGCACCTGGCGCCCTCCGGCCCCGACTACCGCCACCACCGCACCGGCGAGGACAACGGCGACGCGCATCTCAAATCCATGCTCGTCCACCATCAGGTGCTGATTCCCGTCACCGCCGGCAAGCTCGACCTGGGCCCCTGGCAGCAGTGCTTCTACGCGGAGTTCGACGGCCAGCGCCGCAAGCGCGTCATCGTCAAGGTGATGGGCGACTAG